In Bos indicus x Bos taurus breed Angus x Brahman F1 hybrid chromosome 1, Bos_hybrid_MaternalHap_v2.0, whole genome shotgun sequence, a single window of DNA contains:
- the LOC113898153 gene encoding proline-rich protein 23C-like gives MKELHFRVLVQRSNGPSPLSPSARSQARGDIHMMGCRPRSPTAYPEDTWEQQDGGPGPAKRRRTEEPALPKSESEAEPSLHNLTWSPTAGTLIFVAVLPAGCALHVLLDDVELLLEPEPTSVWQVCFGGRILMLVPEALLGSGVEGPWGQGLEPGAVLSPPGEYVALEPGLSCAAVPEIACQGEASKEDANADADFLLGGMDAASVPIAGLRSSAGSLTHFDLFDLVSELSPRASNPSPERGSPQHDDNLDLHLLEPFPDSPLQPLPPSPSPGPQERPCRPTGPPCKARRCLFPESTASHNSWTPERAPGQNLPMLVVYILNTPKEAHE, from the exons ATGAAGGAACTACATTTCAGGGTCCTGGTGCAGCGTTCCAATG GACCCAGCCCTCTGTCGCCTTCTGCCAGGTCCCAGGCCCGCGGCGACATTCACATGATGGGCTGCCGACCGCGCAGCCCCACCGCCTACCCTGAGGACACGTGGGAACAGCAGGACGGAGGACCCGGCCCTGCCAAGCGCCGCCGAACCGAGGAGCCCGCCCTCCCCAAGTCCGAGTCTGAGGCGGAGCCCAGCCTGCATAACCTGACCTGGTCCCCGACAGCGGGCACTCTCATTTTCGTGGCTGTCCTGCCGGCGGGATGTGCTCTGCACGTGCTCCTGGACGACGTCGAACTGCTGCTGGAGCCCGAGCCAACGTCTGTGTGGCAAGTGTGTTTCGGAGGTCGCATCCTCATGCTGGTCCCCGAGGCCCTCCTGGGCTCGGGTGTGGAAGGGCCGTGGGGGCAGGGCCTAGAACCGGGCGCTGTCCTGAGCCCTCCCGGAGAGTACGTGGCCCTGGAGCCGGGACTCTCCTGTGCCGCTGTCCCAGAGATCGCCTGCCAGGGAGAGGCCAGCAAGGAGGACGCGAATGCTGACGCTGACTTCCTGCTGGGCGGGATGGATGCTGCCTCAGTCCCAATCGCTGGGCTCCGCTCTTCTGCTGGAAGTTTGACTCACTTTGACCTGTTCGACCTAGTCTCAGAGCTCTCCCCTCGGGCCTCCAATCCTAGTCCAGAGAGAGGCTCTCCTCAGCACGACGACAACCTGGACTTGCACCTTCTGGAGCCCTTTCCTGACTCACCACTCCAACCTCTACCTCCTTCTCCGAGTCCAGGTCCCCAGGAGCGCCCCTGTCGCCCAACTGGTCCTCCTTGCAAGGCCCGGAGATGCCTGTTCCCTGAATCCACTGCCTCCCACAATTCCTGGACTCCTGAGCGGGCACCAGGACAGAATCTTCCGATGTTGGTTGTGTATATATTGAACACACCAAAAGAAGCACACGAATAG
- the LOC113899186 gene encoding proline-rich protein 23C-like, whose amino-acid sequence MGSRPHSSSASSADQWEQQAEGPGPAKRRRTEEPTDHEFEVAPRVDNVMETPDMGALTSLVILADGYALHLPLDDVDLVLEPEPTSVLQVSLGDNTLILVPGALLEFLEGESHSALGLEQGSFLNAPGECVALEQGFYGPVPEIAGQEEVYQEDADTVFPPAGMNAAASSVAGLLLSPRRASDPDFVGLAPEPWPQAPNPTPERGSPHHQDNLDLHVPEFFPDSPLQPLPPSPCPGSHERPQHPPVPARKAQRRLFQE is encoded by the coding sequence ATGGGCAGCCGGCCCCACAGCTCCAGCGCTTCCTCTGCAGACCAGTGGGAACAGCAGGCCGAAGGACCCGGCCCTGCCAAGCGCCGTCGAACGGAGGAGCCCACGGACCACGAGTTCGAGGTAGCGCCCAGAGTGGACAACGTGATGGAGACCCCAGACATGGGAGCGCTCACCTCCCTGGTGATTCTGGCCGACGGCTATGCCCTGCACCTGCCCCTGGACGATGTCGACCTGGTGCTGGAGCCCGAGCCCACATCCGTGCTGCAAGTTTCTCTCGGGGATAACACCCTCATACTGGTCCCTGGAGCCCTCCTTGAATTCCTAGAAGGGGAGAGCCACTCAGCCCTTGGTCTGGAACAGGGCTCTTTCCTGAACGCTCCTGGGGAATGTGTCGCCCTCGAGCAGGGATTCTATGGACCTGTCCCAGAGATCGCTGGCCAAGAAGAGGTCTATCAGGAGGACGCAGACACTGTGTTCCCACCGGCTGGGATGAATGCAGCTGCCAGCTCAGTTGCTGGGCTCCTCCTTTCCCCTAGAAGGGCATCCGACCCAGACTTCGTGGGCCTAGCCCCAGAGCCCTGGCCTCAGGCGCCCAACCCTACTCCAGAGAGAGGTTCTCCTCACCACCAAGACAACCTGGACTTGCACGTTCCCGAGTTCTTCCCCGACTCACCACTCCAGCCTCTACCTCCCTCTCCTTGTCCAGGTTCTCACGAGCGCCCCCAACACCCTCCTGTTCCTGCTCGAAAGGCCCAGAGACGCCTGTTTCAGGAATGA